The following nucleotide sequence is from Kiritimatiella glycovorans.
GACGTCGACATCCGTGCCCTCGTTGTTAACTTTAATCGTCGCCGTGGAGCGATAGATCCTCGGGAGCGTAAATGTGTATGCGGTGCCGACCAGCACCACCAGAAGCGCGACGGCCAGGATGATTTCCTTACGGGCGCGGATGACGCGCCAGTAATCGAGGAAGTGAAGACCGCCGTCAGAGTCCTTCTGCTGCTGATTCGGGTTGGGTTGATCCATGATTGTTTACCCCCGTAATAGAGACGGTGAGGCCTTTTGAGCCTCACCCGCCTGCCTGAGTCTCCCCGGATTAGTGCGCCGGGGCACCCTGTGTGTTCAGAATTTCATGCGCCATCCGAACTCGACCTGGTTACGGTCCCAGTCATCCCGGGTGGCTATATCGGACTGCAGGTCCGTAAACCGATATCCGACGTCGAACGAATGCATCCGGTTGAGGTCGTAAGTCAGACGTGAACGCACCTGAGAGTAATAGGTCTGGCCGTCCACCCCGATCGGAATCCCTGTACCGGGAATGAGAAACTCGGATTCGTACTCGTCGATATAGTAGGATCCGGTCAGATCAAAGGTCAGCTTGCCGGTCAGCTCGTGCTTCACGCCGAGCGCATAGTCCTGCCGGAGCGAGCTGGCGTAGGTAAATTCGGTGGACTCCTCGTTGAACGAATACCCCGCCCCGGCGTGAACCGTGGTACGCGGCGAGAACTGGTAATACACTTTGGCGCGTGCATAAGGCGCGAGATAGTCGTCGCCCCGCACATTGTTCTCGAATTCGGTCTGGGAAGCCCCGAGATAGCCCTCCATCGTAAGGTCCGGGTTGAACACGTGGCTCATACCGAGCGTCATCAGCATGGTGTCGGTGCCGGCATTGCGGTTGGCCCCCACGTATTCGGCCCGCTGGAAGCTCGCGTTCACGAAGCCCACGGTCTTGTTCGGAACGATCTGGCGCGACAGCGAGCCGCCGATCCGGTACTTGTCCATGTCGTGACGGTCGGAAAGCAAATCCTCGTCGTAGCGGAGTATTTCATTGCCCACGCTCAGGTTGAGACGAGAGTTGTAGTGCAGGGCGTGATCGGCGCTCAGGTTCACCTTATTCCGATAGTAGGTGCTCTCCGTATTCCGACCGGAAACGACCCGCTCCGGCTGCTCCTTGTACTGGAAGGTATCCGAAAGACGCAGCATCGTGCGCGGCGAGATCGAATGGTTGACCTGGCCGGAGAACTCGTGGAAGAGCTGCTGGTCGTCGTCTTTCTCGGGCGAGTACCGGTACGTGGGTCGGTAGTGGAGATAAAAGTCTGTACGGTCCGTACCCATTCTCGTCGAAAGCGTGAAGCTCTCGTTGAAACTCCAGCCATCGTC
It contains:
- a CDS encoding outer membrane beta-barrel protein, translated to MLTAGLLFATVSHLQAAESMGQFKSAIQSDDARKAGHEAAAIVKSRVEGDVSEEAVMELAAELVEQSMQTGDERTVKWVSAGVLKGGGPENFKATALGIDVVTEGTKFEETGRQVVAEVGRLMNGDFRMAAAAEDSEEEEGKASRKKRKTSKPKAGGKTEWQLPGYITELFTAGSAFWDLSNRMYVRWDDNLYTDDDKDDGWSFNESFTLSTRMGTDRTDFYLHYRPTYRYSPEKDDDQQLFHEFSGQVNHSISPRTMLRLSDTFQYKEQPERVVSGRNTESTYYRNKVNLSADHALHYNSRLNLSVGNEILRYDEDLLSDRHDMDKYRIGGSLSRQIVPNKTVGFVNASFQRAEYVGANRNAGTDTMLMTLGMSHVFNPDLTMEGYLGASQTEFENNVRGDDYLAPYARAKVYYQFSPRTTVHAGAGYSFNEESTEFTYASSLRQDYALGVKHELTGKLTFDLTGSYYIDEYESEFLIPGTGIPIGVDGQTYYSQVRSRLTYDLNRMHSFDVGYRFTDLQSDIATRDDWDRNQVEFGWRMKF